In Flavobacterium luteolum, the DNA window TTTTCATTCATGGTTACAATGGTATTTTTATTTCCAAAACGAGCAAATCCATCAATATGCATATCAGTAATTTCCCTGCCAGCTTTGCCGTCTAGCCAAATAAAATGTGTTACGCCAAGATATTTTTTAAAATTCGATTCGGCCTGTTGCTGCGTCATTGAAGGGTTTCGGTTTGAATTTAGAATCGAACTTTTGGTAGCCATTAAAGTGCCATTTCCGTCTATTTCTACAGCTCCACCTTCATTGATCATTGTTTTGTTTAAATCTAAAACCGTGATTTTTTGTTCTGCAGCGATTTCTGAAGGAATTGTATTGCAATTTTGAAAAGCGGCTTTTTTGCCCCAACCATTAAATCCCCAATCTTGAATAACCAATTGATTGTTTTTGTCTTTTACATAAATTGGTCCATTATCTCTTACCCAAACATCATCGGTTTTATAAATTTTAAATTCTATAGAAGATAATGTGACTCCTGATTCTTGTAATAAAGCTTCAATTCGGCTTTTTTCGACAAGGTCGTAGGCAATAATAAAAACTTTTTCACTTGTTATTAATGATTTAGTCATGGCAATCCATGTAGCATCTAAATCATTTCTATAATCAATTCCATATTGATATTGATGTGGCCACTGAAGCCAAGTTCCTTCATGCGGAGCCGATTCTTCTGGCATTGTATACATAACTTCGGTATTTTCTATTTTATCTGCAATTGTATTCATTTCATCTCCTTGACAAGAAGAGATTAGAGGAATTAATAATAATGTTAAAAAA includes these proteins:
- a CDS encoding agmatine deiminase family protein codes for the protein MEKLFLTLLLIPLISSCQGDEMNTIADKIENTEVMYTMPEESAPHEGTWLQWPHQYQYGIDYRNDLDATWIAMTKSLITSEKVFIIAYDLVEKSRIEALLQESGVTLSSIEFKIYKTDDVWVRDNGPIYVKDKNNQLVIQDWGFNGWGKKAAFQNCNTIPSEIAAEQKITVLDLNKTMINEGGAVEIDGNGTLMATKSSILNSNRNPSMTQQQAESNFKKYLGVTHFIWLDGKAGREITDMHIDGFARFGNKNTIVTMNENDLQYWEVPQNDISTLYNSKDKNGKNFTFLKLPLSKNNVVTTYGKNLGYKGSYVNFYIGNTVVLVPNYNDPNDIVANQLIQSLYPTRKVIGIDVRNLYANGGMIHCVTQQQPK